The genomic stretch TTTCGTTCCTTATTTTAGAAgcctgtgtacactgtgtgtgtagtgtttttggtgtgtgaatagaaataaagacaCACTTTCCAATTTAGCTGTACTAGCATTTCACTTTAATCTGCAAGAAAATAAAGCCAGATAAAggagttgttttttgttgttgttgttgtttaagcCATTTCAAATGAGATTAAAGACTTTATGTCAATGAGCTCTACATTCATTTCCAAGAGCTCTGGATCTCACACCATCTACACTGACATGCCTTACTTACATCTACAGGAAACAACATATtggaaaaaaactaaacaatgaaaatgtgtgatttgaatatattttttctccccTGCTTACTAACATTGCTGCAGAGATCGGTGTGGGTTTGTCAGGCTTCGGCATATTCTTCCTGTTATTTGGAGTGTTGCTGTACTTTGACTCTGTCTTGCTGGCATTTGGTAACgtaagtagtttttttttaatctagacACTGCTCTTCTTCTATAGATGTAAGACACATGGCTAATGTGTGAAGATTAAAAGgaaattttctttaaatcttctaggtttattatttaaaaagcctTTTAAGACTTAAGACTGTGAGAGAATATGCTGGTTTgattatatgcatatatatatatacacacatatatttaccCTAAACCCTAGCACAAAGCTGAAACTCCATATTTTGtgaaaatcattttttattttttttccggattttttgtttttcacccaAATAATGTGCCAGTACTGTAGGTGGACTGGACATGCCACATGTGCCCATAGGGGCCAATGATTGTGTTAATCTATGTGTGCATGCGGTGTACCTACAATTcccaatgaatgaatgaatgaaggaatgaatagaaggatggatggatggatggatgaaactACTGCCAGTTGAACCACTTGGAGACTGTGGTGGTGGTTTTAAACCTTTTGCCTTCTCCATCAATAGATATTTGATGACTTTGACTTTAGTATTTGTACTAGTATTTTAGTATTTGTACAAGTTACTCgaaagctcctggttacacaatttcACTTGACTGAATACAGTTATAGAAGAATAATAATCTTACTTTCCAGTATTATCCAGATGATTATAGGCTCCCTTTGCTGTCTGGTtccttctcaaggtttcttgccACCATTACCTCATGGCTTTCTCATTAGggatcattttaaattaaaattttaatctgtgtactttttaattcagaatttttttatatttttgttcagATGATTTGAGACAGTGTTCATTGTTGAACACGCTATACAAagaaatttgaattgaatgaataaattcttTTACGGTCCAAATGAAACTCATAAATCTCATAAAGAGGGATTTTAATTTCACACCTCTCATGCACACATTCCATATAAAAAATTATCAAAAGTAGCTCTTTACCATATGTGGAATCCGGCACTGATACCTGAAATAATTCTTACTAATGGATGAATTAGGAAATGTATTAAGCACAACTAATGATGAGCTAACCttaattaatgaattcatttgtGAATAACAAGCACTTAGAGTACATGTCAGGAAATGTTTGCTATTTAATGTATTCTGTGGTAAGTGGTTATGACACTTAGCACACAAATTCTGAATGTTCTTGATATAATCTGCCACTTTTCTCAGATCTTGTTCCTGACTGGTCTGGCCTTCATCATTGGCCTGAGAAGAACGGCTCACTTCTTCTTCCAGAGGCAAAAACTCAGAGCTTCCTCCTTTTTCCTGGGTGGTGTGGCTTTAGTGGTGCTCCGATGGCCACGCATAGGCATGCTCGTGGAGAGTTATGGCTTTGTGCTTCTGTTTAAGTGAGTAACATTTGATCAGTTGATTTTTAAAGAAGTGATATAAAGATGCAGCGGTAACTAATTATTATTTGGGTTCTTTTTGTCTAAATTTAAATGGGCTGTGTCAggcagtgacactgtctctaggTCTATCTGTTCAGTGCTCCAAATctctgtatgtttatttatgctGCCTTCATGTGCTGTCAAATTCATCCCATTTCCCAGTTCTGAAGTGGTAATTACAAGTATGCTGTGTTCACATGCTTTGTTGTtgaaaaggacatgaaaca from Tachysurus fulvidraco isolate hzauxx_2018 chromosome 2, HZAU_PFXX_2.0, whole genome shotgun sequence encodes the following:
- the golt1a gene encoding vesicle transport protein GOT1A isoform X1: MVGISEFQKIGVGLSGFGIFFLLFGVLLYFDSVLLAFGNILFLTGLAFIIGLRRTAHFFFQRQKLRASSFFLGGVALVVLRWPRIGMLVESYGFVLLFKSFFPMAFGFLGTVLNMPFLTTTQCRDFPFGNCGGY
- the golt1a gene encoding vesicle transport protein GOT1A isoform X2, whose amino-acid sequence is MVGISEFQKIGVGLSGFGIFFLLFGVLLYFDSVLLAFGNILFLTGLAFIIGLRRTAHFFFQRQKLRASSFFLGGVALVVLRWPRIGMLVESYGFVLLFKSFFPMAFGFLGTVLNMPFLTTLFNYSGSSSSMV